The DNA window CTGAAAGCCGACTGCGTAATATGAATGCGCTTGGCCGCTTTGCCAAAATGTTTTTCTTCAACGAGGGCCAGGAATGCCTGGATATGGCGAAAATTCATGGATTAGATTCCTGTATCAGTCGTTCAAAAAAATGAATTGGATATATGGTTTCCATGAAAATACCCTCTAATAGAGCTCGCGTTAAAGTGTAGGTTATTTCTGAAATGCGAGCTAGTCAACAACACTCAGCGTGTTGCTATATATTTCAACGATAAAATATATGCATAGTGGAGGCGCTAAATGAATTCATTAGCCAGAATCGACGTTCATACTCACCTGGTCCCGCCCTTTTGGGGCAGCGCGCTGCCGAACCACGGCGGCGATCCGTCCGGCTGGACCTTGCCAAAATGGACGGCGGACGATCATCTTCGCTATATGGACAAACAGCAAATAGCGACCAGCGTCCTATCGTTAACCGCGCCAAGCGTGGTTGGCTGGGAAGGTCAGGCTCGCCGCGATATGGCCAGGAAAGTCAATGAATATACGGCGGATCTGGTGGCGAAATACCCCACGCGGTTTGGTCACTTTGCGACCGTGCCGTTGCCGGACGTTGAGGGGGCGGTGCGTGAAGTTGAGTATGCACTGGATGTGCTGAAAGCCGATGGCGTGGTGTTATTAACCAATTATGAAGGGGTCTATTTAGGTGATAAAAAGTGGGCTCCGCTTTGGGCGGCGCTTAACCAACGCTCTGCCGTTGTTTTCATTCACCCTGGTCATCCCATCATGGATTTGCTGGATGGCGTTCCTGGCCCCTTGGTTGATTATCCGTTTGATACTACACGCAATGCCGTCCATATGGTGTTGAACGGCGTTATGGATAATTATCCTAACGTGAAAATTATTCTTTCGCATGCCGGCGGTTTCTTGCCTTATGCCGTTTTGCGTTTTACATTGCTGGCAGAGTCACTTAATCCAAATGGGCCGTCAGCTCAGGAATTGGACGGTAAATTTAAGCGCTTTTATTTTGATACCGCATTGTCTTCCGGCCCTAATGCATTCTCCAGCCTACTGGCGTTTGCGAATCATAATAATATTCTTTTCGGCAGCGATTATCCTTATGCGCCTGAGCCCGTCGCCGCTAAGTTTAATCATATTCTCGACGCCGAGACAAACCTGACCGATGCGCAGAAAGTAAACTTCAATCGGAATAACGGTCTCGCGCTTTTCCCGCGGTTAAATAAATAAAGGTTTCTGCTGGGATGATGCCGCATTGCTTTAAGCGCTGGCACGTTCCCTCCCGAAAATAAAAAATCCACGCAGAAGCGTGGATTTTTACGTTTCCGGCAGCCGAGAGAAACGTTGCGGGGAAGGGATTAGACGTTGAACAGGAAGTTCATCACGTCGCCGTCTTTGACGATGTAATCTTTACCTTCGGAACGCATTTTACCGGCTTCTTTGGCGCCTTGTTCACCCTTGTAGGTGATGAAGTCGTCGAAGGCGATGGTTTGCGCGCGGATAAAGCCTTTCTCGAAGTCGGTGTGGATCTTGCCGGCCGCCTGCGGGGCGGTGGCGCCGACCGGGATGGTCCAGGCACGCACTTCTTTCACGCCGGCGGTGAAGTAGGTCTGCAGGTTCAGCAGTTCATAACCGGCGCGGATCACGCGGTTCAGGCCCGGCTCTTCCAGGCCCAGTTCGGCCATGAACTCGTCGCGATCTTCGTCTTCCAGCTCGGCGATGTC is part of the Serratia marcescens genome and encodes:
- a CDS encoding amidohydrolase family protein, with protein sequence MNSLARIDVHTHLVPPFWGSALPNHGGDPSGWTLPKWTADDHLRYMDKQQIATSVLSLTAPSVVGWEGQARRDMARKVNEYTADLVAKYPTRFGHFATVPLPDVEGAVREVEYALDVLKADGVVLLTNYEGVYLGDKKWAPLWAALNQRSAVVFIHPGHPIMDLLDGVPGPLVDYPFDTTRNAVHMVLNGVMDNYPNVKIILSHAGGFLPYAVLRFTLLAESLNPNGPSAQELDGKFKRFYFDTALSSGPNAFSSLLAFANHNNILFGSDYPYAPEPVAAKFNHILDAETNLTDAQKVNFNRNNGLALFPRLNK